A genomic region of Arachis hypogaea cultivar Tifrunner chromosome 5, arahy.Tifrunner.gnm2.J5K5, whole genome shotgun sequence contains the following coding sequences:
- the LOC112800747 gene encoding AAA-ATPase At5g17760, with amino-acid sequence MFSQREMPSASSMFSAYASMAASMMLLRSMANELIPQPIRGYILNAFHYLVKPRSQSLTLVIEESNGIARNHVYDAAEAYLSTRVSPDNERLKICKSPKEKKLTIRLEKGEKLLDLYDGVSLRWRFICAESDKNAPSENTSISSNVSVRSEKRYFELSFHKKHKQMVLESYLPFVLEKAKEMKDDERVLKMHTLNTSYCYGGVKWDSINLEHPSTFETLAMDSEQKEAIMEDLNRFVKRREFYKRVGRAWKRGYLLYGPPGTGKSSLIAAMANYLKFDIYDLQLANIVRDSDLRKLLLATANRSILVIEDIDCSVDLPERRHVDHHHHHGRKQTDVQLTLSGLLNFIDGLWSSCGDERIIIFTTNHKERLDPALLRPGRMDMHIHMSYCSFQAFKILASNYLDISSDHHHHLFPEIEGLIEDTQITPAHVAEELMKSEDADVALQGFVKLLKRKKMEGDVCENDDPDNKAEPATKQSKKRKVACKQKKTVAAAGTQRRTRRLRRGSSL; translated from the exons ATGTTTTCCCAAAGAGAGATGCCATCAGCGTCATCAATGTTCTCCGCATATGCATCGATGGCAGCATCCATGATGCTGCTGCGATCAATGGCGAACGAGCTCATTCCGCAGCCAATTAGAGGCTACATCCTGAATGCCTTCCACTACTTAGTGAAGCCGAGATCCCAGTCGCTGACCCTGGTGATCGAGGAATCCAACGGCATAGCACGCAACCACGTGTACGATGCAGCCGAGGCCTACTTGTCCACCAGAGTGAGCCCCGACAACGAGAGGCTCAAAATCTGCAAGAGCCCCAAGGAGAAGAAGCTCACCATCCGCCTCGAAAAGGGGGAGAAGCTGCTGGATCTGTACGACGGCGTGTCCCTCCGCTGGAGGTTCATCTGCGCCGAGTCCGACAAGAATGCCCCCAGCGAGAACACCAGTATCAGTAGCAACGTATCGGTGAGGTCGGAGAAGCGCTACTTCGAGCTGAGTTTCCACAAGAAGCACAAGCAAATGGTGTTGGAGTCTTATCTGCCTTTCGTTCTCGAGAAGGCGAAGGAGATGAAGGACGACGAGAGGGTTCTGAAGATGCATACTCTCAACACTTCTTACTGTTACGGTGGTGTGAAGTGGGATTCCATCAATCTGGAGCACCCTTCCACTTTCGAGACGCTGGCTATGGACTCGGAGCAGAAGGAAGCCATCATGGAGGACCTCAACAGGTTCGTGAAGAGGAGGGAGTTTTACAAGAGAGTCGGGAGGGCGTGGAAGCGTGGCTACTTGCTCTATGGACCTCCGGGGACTGGAAAATCAAGCTTGATTGCTGCCATGGCTAATTACCTCAAGTTTGATATCTATGACTTGCAGCTTGCTAACATAGTCAGGGATTCCGATCTCAGAAAGCTGCTGCTGGCAACTGCCAATAGGTCCATTCTTGTAATCGAAGACATTGATTGCAGCGTCGATCTTCCCGAGCGTCGCCATGTcgatcatcaccatcatcatggaCGTAAACAAACCGATGTACAG TTAACATTGTCCGGATTGCTGAACTTCATAGATGGGCTATGGTCAAGCTGCGGGGACGAGAGAATCATCATATTCACGACGAACCACAAGGAAAGGCTAGACCCTGCTCTTCTCAGACCCGGAAGAATGGACATGCACATTCACATGTCCTACTGCTCCTTCCAAGCCTTCAAGATCCTTGCCTCCAACTACCTGGACATCTCGTccgaccaccaccaccacctctttCCGGAGATCGAAGGGCTGATCGAGGACACTCAGATCACCCCTGCTCATGTGGCAGAGGAGCTGATGAAGAGCGAAGACGCCGACGTGGCCCTCCAAGGATTCGTAAAGCTCCTCAAGCGGAAGAAGATGGAAGGTGATGTTTGCGAGAATGATGATCCGGATAACAAAGCTGAACCGGCTACTAAGCAATCTAAGAAGCGCAAGGTTGCTTGCAAGCAAAAGAAAACTGTAGCTGCTGCTGGTACACAGAGAAGGACAAGAAGGCTTAGAAGAGGCTCTAGTTTGTAA